A part of Jiangella alba genomic DNA contains:
- the ndk gene encoding nucleoside-diphosphate kinase: protein MSERTLVLIKPDAVRRGLIGEILARYERKGLTIVALDQRTIDPTLSDAHYDEHVEKAFYPALREFVTGGPLVALVLEGDQAIDVVRAMNGATDGRKAAPGTIRGDLSLSNSENLVHASDSPESAKRELDLWFPGL, encoded by the coding sequence GTGTCCGAGCGCACGCTCGTCCTGATCAAGCCCGACGCCGTCCGCCGCGGCCTGATCGGGGAGATCCTGGCCCGCTACGAACGCAAGGGCCTGACCATCGTCGCGCTGGACCAGCGCACCATCGACCCCACTCTCTCGGACGCGCACTACGACGAGCACGTCGAGAAGGCGTTCTACCCCGCCCTGCGCGAGTTCGTCACCGGCGGCCCGCTGGTCGCGCTCGTCCTCGAGGGCGACCAGGCCATCGACGTCGTGCGGGCCATGAACGGCGCCACCGACGGCCGCAAGGCCGCGCCCGGCACCATCCGCGGCGACCTCTCGCTGTCCAACTCCGAGAACCTCGTGCACGCCTCCGACTCCCCCGAGTCGGCCAAGCGCGAGCTCGACCTCTGGTTCCCCGGCCTCTGA
- a CDS encoding bifunctional folylpolyglutamate synthase/dihydrofolate synthase, whose amino-acid sequence MTDDVLAGIEAELLARRPESRVEPSLERIRDLVDLLGNPQRAYPVLHIGGTNGKTSTARMADALLRELNLRTGRYTSPHLRSVTERIVIDGEPVTPQRFATTFAELRPYLDLVDSKHDVALGYFEVLTALAYAAFADTPVEAAVVEVGMGGAWDATNVADGRVAVVTPVAVDHVEYLGDTIEEIATEKAGIIKPGGYAILGPQTATAAQILLARVAETGATVARQGLEFGLRSREMAVGGQLLGLQGLTGPYDEIFLPLHGEYQAHNAAAALAAVEAFVGGGREPLDADLVRAAFARVTSPGRLEALRRGPVVLADAAHNPAGAAALAAALTEEFAGTALVAVVAAMADKDVEGILTELEPVVEAVVVTENSSPRTMPVDQLANIAVDVFGQDRVHQAVPLPEAVDTGLRLAEREESLGGYGVVVTGSVVTAGDARVAFGAAS is encoded by the coding sequence GTGACCGACGACGTCCTCGCCGGCATCGAGGCGGAGCTGCTGGCCCGGCGGCCGGAGTCGCGGGTCGAGCCGTCGCTGGAGCGCATCCGCGACCTCGTCGACCTCCTCGGCAACCCGCAGCGCGCCTACCCCGTCCTGCACATCGGCGGCACCAACGGCAAGACGTCGACGGCGCGCATGGCCGACGCGCTGCTGCGCGAGCTGAACCTGCGCACCGGCCGCTACACCAGCCCGCACCTGCGGTCGGTCACCGAGCGCATCGTCATCGACGGCGAGCCCGTCACGCCGCAGCGCTTCGCCACCACGTTCGCCGAGCTGCGGCCGTACCTCGACCTCGTCGACTCCAAGCACGACGTCGCGCTGGGCTACTTCGAGGTGCTGACGGCGCTGGCCTACGCCGCGTTCGCCGACACTCCGGTCGAGGCCGCCGTCGTCGAGGTCGGCATGGGCGGCGCGTGGGACGCCACCAACGTCGCCGACGGCCGGGTCGCCGTCGTCACGCCGGTCGCCGTCGACCACGTCGAGTACCTCGGCGACACCATCGAGGAGATCGCCACCGAGAAGGCCGGCATCATCAAGCCCGGCGGCTACGCGATCCTCGGCCCGCAGACCGCCACCGCCGCGCAGATCCTGCTGGCCCGCGTCGCCGAGACCGGCGCCACCGTGGCCCGGCAGGGGCTGGAGTTCGGCCTGCGCAGCCGCGAGATGGCCGTCGGCGGGCAGCTGCTCGGCCTGCAGGGGCTGACCGGCCCCTACGACGAGATCTTCCTGCCGCTGCACGGCGAGTACCAGGCGCACAACGCGGCGGCCGCGCTGGCCGCCGTCGAGGCGTTCGTCGGTGGCGGGCGCGAGCCGCTCGACGCCGACCTCGTCCGGGCCGCGTTCGCCCGGGTCACCTCGCCCGGACGGCTCGAGGCGCTGCGCCGCGGCCCCGTCGTCCTCGCCGACGCCGCGCACAACCCGGCCGGCGCGGCGGCGCTCGCGGCGGCGCTCACCGAGGAGTTCGCCGGCACCGCGCTGGTCGCCGTCGTCGCCGCCATGGCCGACAAGGACGTCGAGGGCATCCTCACCGAGCTGGAGCCGGTGGTCGAGGCCGTCGTGGTCACGGAGAACTCGTCGCCGCGCACCATGCCGGTCGACCAGCTGGCCAACATCGCCGTCGACGTGTTCGGCCAGGACCGCGTGCACCAGGCCGTGCCGCTGCCCGAGGCGGTCGACACCGGGCTGCGGCTGGCCGAGCGGGAAGAGTCGCTGGGCGGCTACGGCGTCGTCGTCACCGGCTCGGTCGTGACGGCGGGCGACGCGCGGGTGGCGTTCGGGGCGGCGTCGTGA
- a CDS encoding valine--tRNA ligase: MTESTLPEPTLPSVYDPAAVEAPLYEGWVERGYFEADEKSDKPPYCIVIPPPNVTGSLHLGHAFEHTLIDALVRRRRMQGYEALWMPGMDHAGIATQNVVERELAKEGVSRHDLGRDAFVEKVWEWKAESGGRILAQMRRLGDGVAWSRERFTMDDGLSRAVQTIFKRLYDDELIYRAERIINWCVRCHTALSDIEVEHSDDDGELVSIRYSDDVVVATTRAETMLGDTAVAVHPDDERYKHLIGTEVDLPLTGRRIPIVGDPHVDPSFGTGMVKVTPAHDPNDFEIGRRHDLPMLTIMDEQGVITAHGPFQGLDRFEARPAVVAALRAEGRIVSEKRPYVHAVGHCSRCKTVVEPRLSLQWWVKVGPLAQAAGDAVRDGRVAIHPKSMESRWFGWVDDMHDWCISRQLWWGHRIPVWYGPGGEVVCVGPDDDVPSGEGWVQDEDVLDTWFSSALWPFSTLGWPDETTALEKFYPNQVLVTGYDILFFWVARMMMFGLYANEDKPFHTIALHGMVRDERGKKMSKSFGNAVDPLDWMDAYGSDALRFTLARGANPGADVPIGEDWVQASRNFCNKLWNATRFALMSGARVGELPPSEELTSADRWILSRLNTVLADVDAQFEDYQFAKLSDTLYHFAWDEFCDWYVELAKTQLGGAAAENTRLVLGHVLDRLLRVLHPVTPFVTEALWTTLTGHESLVVADWPQPDASRHDPAAEATVAELQRLVTEVRRFRSDQGLKPGQKVPAQVIDAGASVLSGHDAAFRSLTRLTAPEDGFAATAQVVVGAVTVELDLSGAVDVEAERKRLSKDLANERKALEQALRKLGNEQFLAKAPEPEVDKVRGRRTAAEAEIARLEAQLAGLPQGTP; the protein is encoded by the coding sequence GTGACCGAGTCCACTCTTCCCGAGCCCACCCTGCCGTCCGTCTACGACCCGGCGGCGGTAGAGGCGCCGCTCTACGAGGGCTGGGTCGAGCGCGGCTATTTCGAGGCCGACGAGAAGAGCGACAAGCCCCCGTACTGCATCGTCATCCCGCCGCCGAACGTCACCGGGTCTCTGCACCTGGGCCACGCGTTCGAGCACACGCTCATCGACGCGCTGGTGCGGCGGCGGCGCATGCAGGGGTACGAGGCGCTGTGGATGCCGGGCATGGACCACGCCGGCATCGCCACCCAGAACGTCGTCGAGCGCGAGCTGGCCAAGGAGGGCGTGTCGCGCCACGACCTCGGCCGCGACGCGTTCGTCGAGAAGGTCTGGGAGTGGAAGGCCGAGTCCGGCGGGCGCATCCTCGCGCAGATGCGCCGGCTCGGCGACGGCGTCGCGTGGAGCCGCGAGCGGTTCACCATGGACGACGGCCTGTCCCGCGCGGTCCAGACCATCTTCAAGCGGCTCTACGACGACGAGCTGATCTACCGCGCCGAGCGCATCATCAACTGGTGCGTGCGCTGCCACACCGCGCTGTCCGACATCGAGGTCGAGCACAGTGACGACGACGGCGAGCTGGTCTCGATCCGCTACAGCGACGACGTCGTGGTGGCCACCACGCGGGCCGAGACGATGCTCGGCGACACCGCCGTGGCCGTGCACCCCGACGACGAGCGCTACAAGCACCTCATCGGCACCGAGGTCGACCTCCCGCTGACCGGCCGGCGCATCCCGATCGTGGGCGACCCGCACGTCGACCCGTCGTTCGGCACCGGCATGGTGAAGGTCACGCCGGCGCACGACCCCAACGACTTCGAGATCGGCCGGCGCCACGACCTCCCGATGCTCACCATCATGGACGAGCAGGGCGTCATCACCGCGCACGGCCCGTTCCAGGGGCTCGACCGCTTCGAGGCCCGCCCGGCCGTCGTCGCCGCGCTGCGCGCCGAGGGCCGCATCGTCTCGGAGAAGCGGCCGTACGTGCACGCCGTCGGCCACTGCTCGCGCTGCAAGACCGTCGTCGAGCCGCGGCTGTCGCTGCAGTGGTGGGTCAAGGTCGGCCCGCTCGCGCAGGCCGCCGGCGACGCCGTCCGCGACGGCCGGGTGGCCATCCACCCGAAGTCGATGGAGTCGCGCTGGTTCGGCTGGGTCGACGACATGCACGACTGGTGCATCTCGCGGCAGTTGTGGTGGGGCCACCGCATCCCGGTCTGGTACGGGCCCGGCGGCGAGGTGGTCTGCGTCGGCCCGGACGACGACGTCCCCAGCGGCGAGGGCTGGGTGCAGGACGAGGACGTGCTCGACACCTGGTTCTCGTCGGCGCTGTGGCCGTTCTCGACGCTCGGCTGGCCCGACGAGACCACGGCGCTGGAGAAGTTCTACCCGAACCAGGTGCTGGTCACCGGCTACGACATCCTGTTCTTCTGGGTGGCCCGGATGATGATGTTCGGGCTCTACGCCAACGAGGACAAGCCTTTCCACACCATCGCGCTGCACGGCATGGTCCGCGACGAGCGCGGCAAGAAGATGTCGAAGTCGTTCGGCAACGCCGTCGACCCGCTGGACTGGATGGACGCCTACGGGTCCGACGCGCTGCGGTTCACCCTCGCGCGCGGCGCCAACCCGGGCGCCGACGTCCCCATCGGGGAAGACTGGGTCCAGGCGTCGCGCAACTTCTGCAACAAGCTCTGGAACGCCACCCGGTTCGCGCTGATGAGCGGCGCCCGCGTGGGCGAGCTGCCGCCGTCGGAGGAGCTGACGTCGGCCGACCGGTGGATCCTGTCGCGGCTCAACACCGTCCTCGCCGACGTCGACGCCCAGTTCGAGGACTACCAGTTCGCCAAGCTCAGCGACACCCTCTACCACTTCGCGTGGGACGAGTTCTGCGACTGGTACGTCGAGCTGGCGAAGACGCAGCTGGGCGGCGCCGCTGCCGAGAACACCCGGCTGGTGCTCGGGCACGTCCTCGACCGCCTGCTGCGCGTGCTGCACCCCGTCACGCCGTTCGTCACCGAGGCGCTGTGGACGACGCTGACCGGCCACGAGTCGCTGGTGGTCGCCGACTGGCCGCAGCCCGACGCGTCGCGCCACGACCCCGCCGCCGAGGCCACCGTCGCCGAGCTGCAGCGGCTGGTCACCGAGGTGCGCCGGTTCCGCAGCGACCAGGGGCTCAAGCCCGGCCAGAAGGTGCCGGCCCAAGTGATCGATGCCGGCGCGTCGGTGCTGTCTGGGCACGACGCCGCGTTCCGGTCGCTGACCCGCCTCACGGCGCCGGAGGACGGCTTCGCCGCCACCGCGCAGGTCGTGGTCGGCGCCGTCACCGTCGAGCTGGACCTCTCCGGCGCCGTCGACGTCGAGGCCGAGCGCAAGCGCCTGAGCAAGGACCTCGCGAACGAGCGCAAGGCGCTGGAGCAGGCGCTGCGCAAGCTCGGCAACGAACAGTTCCTGGCCAAGGCGCCGGAGCCCGAGGTCGACAAGGTCCGCGGCCGCCGCACCGCCGCCGAGGCCGAGATCGCCCGGCTCGAGGCGCAGCTGGCCGGCCTGCCGCAGGGCACGCCGTGA
- a CDS encoding ketopantoate reductase family protein: MAFVIYGAGAVGGVLGARLHSAGVDVRLIARGAHLSAVRSRGLRLESPEGATTVPVPAYGSPAEAGVEPGDVVVLTMKSQDTPAALEALRSSTAPSTPVVCAQNGVANERLALRLFSHVYGVCVMFPAAHVEPGVVQARSAPVPGLLDLGRYPAGVDETALSVAAAFTKAGFVSEPRDDIMRWKYRKLVMNLGNAVTALCGTGSGSAAQVTELLRAEGEAVLAAAGIDVVDDETDRARRGDLLRTPAFEGQAPGGGSSVQSLLRGTGTIEADHLNGEIVLLGRLHGVPAPANELVRQLAVVAARDRRAPGSVPADDLLARLAA, encoded by the coding sequence ATGGCCTTCGTGATCTACGGCGCCGGCGCCGTCGGCGGCGTCCTGGGTGCGCGCCTGCACTCCGCTGGGGTCGACGTGCGGCTCATCGCCCGCGGCGCGCACCTGTCCGCCGTCCGTTCCCGCGGGCTGCGACTGGAGTCGCCCGAGGGCGCCACGACGGTGCCGGTGCCCGCGTACGGGTCACCCGCCGAGGCCGGCGTCGAGCCCGGCGACGTCGTCGTCCTCACCATGAAGAGCCAGGACACCCCGGCCGCGCTGGAGGCTCTGCGCTCCTCCACCGCGCCGTCGACGCCGGTCGTGTGCGCTCAGAACGGCGTGGCCAACGAGCGGCTGGCGCTGCGGCTGTTCTCGCACGTCTACGGCGTGTGCGTGATGTTCCCCGCGGCCCACGTCGAGCCGGGCGTCGTCCAGGCGCGGTCGGCGCCGGTGCCGGGCCTGCTCGACCTCGGCCGCTACCCCGCCGGCGTCGACGAGACCGCGCTGTCGGTGGCGGCCGCGTTCACCAAGGCCGGGTTCGTCTCCGAGCCGCGCGACGACATCATGCGCTGGAAGTACCGCAAGCTGGTCATGAACCTCGGCAACGCGGTCACCGCCCTGTGCGGCACCGGCTCGGGCTCCGCCGCGCAGGTCACGGAGCTGCTGCGGGCCGAGGGCGAGGCCGTGCTGGCCGCCGCCGGCATCGACGTCGTCGACGACGAGACCGACCGTGCCCGGCGCGGTGACCTGCTGCGGACGCCCGCGTTCGAGGGCCAGGCGCCCGGCGGCGGGTCCTCGGTGCAGAGCCTGCTGCGCGGCACCGGCACCATCGAGGCCGATCACCTCAACGGCGAGATCGTGCTGCTGGGGCGGCTGCACGGCGTGCCGGCCCCGGCGAACGAGCTGGTCAGGCAGCTCGCCGTGGTGGCGGCGCGGGACCGGCGGGCGCCCGGCTCGGTGCCGGCGGACGATCTGCTGGCGCGCCTGGCGGCCTGA
- a CDS encoding DUF4233 domain-containing protein has translation MNRIAATILSIQVIVVLLAVPVAINIADVGRGSAWLAGGGIALLCVLGAATVRRGRPGYVLGTAAQVASVAAGFVVPQMLILGGIFALLWFVLLRIGPQVEREKAAREAQQDG, from the coding sequence GTGAACCGCATCGCCGCCACCATCCTGTCGATCCAGGTCATCGTCGTGCTGCTGGCGGTCCCGGTCGCCATCAACATCGCCGACGTCGGCCGCGGGTCGGCCTGGCTGGCCGGTGGCGGCATCGCGCTGCTGTGCGTGCTCGGGGCGGCGACGGTGCGCCGCGGGCGGCCCGGCTACGTGCTCGGGACGGCGGCCCAGGTCGCCTCTGTCGCGGCCGGCTTCGTGGTGCCGCAGATGCTGATCCTGGGCGGCATCTTCGCCCTGCTGTGGTTCGTCCTGCTGCGCATCGGCCCGCAGGTCGAGCGGGAGAAGGCGGCGCGCGAGGCGCAGCAGGACGGATGA